GACCGCCGTCCGTTGGTCTCGATCGTGGTCCCCGTCTATAACACCGCGCCTGAATTGCTGCACGCTTGCGTCCGGTCGGTCATGGCTAGCGTCTATACGGAGTGGGAACTGATACTCGTCGACGATCGCTCGTCATCGCCGTTGACCCTTGAGGCATTGAAAGAAGTTTCGGTCCTCGACGCTCGAATGCGGGTCATTGTTCGCACGGAAAACGGGAACATATCAGCGGCGACTAATACTGGGGTGGCCGCAGCGTCTGGCGAGTATATTGCGTTCCTTGATCACGATGACGAGGTACTGCCAAACGCCCTGTTTGAGTGTGTGAAATTCTTCAACGATCATCCTGACCATATGATCGTGTATACTGATCAGGTCAAGTCGGATCGCTACGGCCATGTCACAGAGCATTTCTTCAAACCGGATTGGTCGCCGATCTACTTCCTGGGGGTAATGTATGTAGGCCATCTTTTGGTCGTTAAAGCTGATCTTGTCGAAAAGGTTGGCGGTTTCCTTTCCCGTTACGACGGTGTGCAGGATTTTGAGTTTCTACTGCGTGCCTCTGAGATAAGTCCGAATGTGGGTCATATCCCTCGGGTGGTGTACAAGTGGCGCGCTATTGAGGGCAGCTTGGCGGCGGGTTCCGGAGAGAAGTCGGGCATCGACGAGAAGCAGGTGGCTGCCGTCCAGGCGGCTCTCGATCGTCGCGGGCTGTCATGGGCCGCGGAGGCTCATCCACACTTGCCGAACCGCGTCGTGCTTGTGCCTACAGCCGCGACGCCCCGCCCAAGCATCTCGATCGTGATCCCGTCGCGTGATCAAGGCCCGATTGTGGAGCGCTGCCTGCGATCCATTCGTGAACTCACACGTTATCCGCAGTATGAGATCATTGTCGTCGATAATGGTACGACGGATCCGATCGCTCTGGCTGCGTTTGAAGAACATTCGGTCCGGGTGGTCCCGTTTGAGAAGAGATTTAACTTTTCCAAAGCCTGCAATCTTGGGGCTGCCGCGGCGTCGGGGGATCTGCTGCTGTTCTTGAATAACGACACTGAGGTATTGAGCGGTGATTGGCTTGAGAGAATGGCCATGTTCTTCGAAGAGGAAGACGTCGGCGCCGTCGGTCCTATGCTGACTTATCCCGACGGACGCGTTCAGCATGCCGGCGTGGTGCTCGGGTGTCGTGGGACCGCGGATCACGTCATGCGATTGTTCCAGCCGGATGTCGATGGCTATGCGGGATCGCTGGCCTGTTCACGCGAGGTCACCGCCGTGACTGCTGCCTGTCTCCTGATGCGGCGATCGGTCTTTGAGCAGATTGGCGCCTTTAGCGTGGATTATGCTAAGCACTACCAGGACGTTGATCTCTGTTTGAAGATTCGATCGCGAGCGCTTCGTATCGTCTACGCGGCGAACACGAGGGTGGTCCATCATGAAAGTCTAACGCGGAAGTCCGAGGGTTACGACCTTGGCGATAGGGCACTGCTGATCGATCGCTGGCATGAAACGATTGATGCCGGTGACGCCTACTACAACCCGGCACTGTCGATTGATAGGCTCGACTATTCGCTGAGGTAAGCATAACGCTCGAACGGATGTCCGTGCGAGGGTCGTGACCGGGGCTTGCCTCCGGGTCGTAACTCGGCTGAACCGACATGCCCACGAGAAGGGACGGAAGTTGCCAGTGTCCTTAAAGCTCAAGCCTGTCGGCACACTGCGCGAGTTGCTCGTACAGAGCGAGGACCCGCGATGGGCTTGGTCAGCAGCGCCGGGCGGGGCGTGCATGTCATGAGCCGGCTTTAACTCATGCCCAAATGTAGCCCGTCTTCCCCGAGAGTGCGCAAAGGGACTCAATTGGCTGGCGCAATGGTCATGGTTCTCGTCGGTGTGGCCTGGCCCAAAGACCGAGGCTCACGGCCGCCGCTCGAACGGCCCTCAGGAAGAGTGAACCAGATGCGGTCTCGCGGATGAGACCGTCCCATAGTTGTTTTAACAGGCCCATGTCCCTGAGACTGCAACCTTGCCATTCAGGCGGGCGTCGGCATGGTCGAAAGCCACCAAGCATACATGTGCCTGAGACCAGCCTCGATGCTCGTTGACGGTTTCCAGCCCAGTTGCTCGATACGCCGGTTATCCATGATCTTGCGCGGCGTTCCGTCGGGACGCTGGGTATCGAAAACGATACGCCCTTTGAAACCGACAATATCCGCAAGCAAATGAGCGAGGTCGCGGATCGAAATCTCTTGGGAAGATCCTGCGTTGACCATACCGCCGTCGGTCCAGCGTTCCATCAGGAAGATACATGCGTCAGCCAGATCGTCAGCGTCGATCAATTCGCGCATTGGACTGCCAGTGCCCCAAACAACGACCTCTTCGCTGCCGGCATGTTTCGCTTCGTGAAAACGTCGCATCATCCCCGCAACCACGTGGCTATGTTCAGGATGAAAGTTGTCGCCTTGCCCATATACGTTTGACGGCATGACCGTGAACGCGTCGAAGCCGTACTGTTTGCGATACGCATCGCACATCACTTTGCCGGCGATTTTGGCAACCGCATAAGGTAAATTTGTTTCCTCCAACGGTCCCGTCAGTAGAGCGTCTTCGCTCACCGGTTGGGCCGCAAGGCGTGGATAGATACAACTTGATCCCAGGAACATCAGCTTGCGTGCGCCATTCGCCCATGCGGCGTGGATCACGTTGTTCTGGATCAAAAGGTTTTCGCGAATGAAGTCGGCTCCCATTGTGGCATTAGCTACAATGCCGCCGACTTTGGCCGCAGCAAGGAAGACATACTCTGGCTGCTCACGCTGAAAAAAGGCGTCCACCGCGGCCATATCGTCCAAGGGCAACTCAGACCGTGTGCGCGTTGCGATGTTTCCATAGCCATGCCGCACGAGGCCTCTCACGATAGCCGATCCGACCATACCGCGATGACCGGCGACGAAAATCTTTGAGTCCTTGTTCATGGCCTACTCACATCAGATCGTTCGGTGCTGCGACATCACGGTGCGCCAGATACCATTCACAGGTCCGCCGGAGCCCTTCCGCCAGATCGACCGCGGGACTGTATCCGAGTTTCCTCATTTTGGAGATGTCCGGGCAGCGTCTGGGAGTGCCTCCTTGCGGGGCAGGCGAAGGCCGGATGGCCAGGGACAATCCCATCACGGATCCTAGCGTTTCGACCAGGCCCCGGATTGAGACCTCCTGATCGTTGCCAATATGGTAGATTTCGCGATGTTCGCCATTGCTATACATCTTGAGAATGCCGTCGACAGCATCTTCGACATAACAGAAGGCGCGGGTCTCTGACCCGTCACCTTGGATCTCGAACGGTATGACTGCCTGGTTGTCCGAGGGTGTCGACTCTGCCGCCCGAAGGATGAACTGGGGAACAACGTGCTTCCAACCCATGTCGGGCCCATAGATATTATGAGGCCGAAATACCTGTACTTTCCGGAAGTGCTCTTGCGCGTAGTTGAATGCTATGAGTTCCGAAGCGATCTTCGAGCCCCCATAGGAGTATCGGGGGTTCAAGCTGTCAGGCAGCGTCAACGCAACCGTTTCAGGGGTCGGCACGACGGCGGGCGTCTGGTAGACCTCGGCGGTCGAGGCGACGACCAGGTCGAACACGCCGGCACGGCGACAGGCGTTCACGACAGCGATCGCGCCTCTGATCCCGACGTCCAGTACGAGTTCGGGCCGTTTATAAAAGTTCTCAGTGCCGTTGATAGCGGCGAGGTGCATGACCACGTCACAACCGGTGATCGCGGCTGTGACGGCGTCTTCGTCGCGTACATCGATGGAGTGGAGGCGCACGTCGTCTGATACCTCGGCGAAGCGACTAGCGTCGCCGCGTATCATCGAGTCTATGACACTGACAGACCAGCCGTCCCGAACGAGGCGCTTCACCAGATAGGCGCCTATGAAGCCCCCGCCGCCAGTGACCGCAATCTTTTTCAATGCTGCTCTCCGACGCCTGAGGTACCCACGGCCAGATAAGAGGATCCCTTTTCCTCGCTAGTAAGACTGCTGAAGTGGTTCCAATAATCGTAGATGAACCCGTTCGCCGACATCAGTGCCGCCAGACCGCGAGGAGATACGGCCGCCAGCGCGGGGTGGTTGTTCGCTATGATCACAACTGCGGCGTCACGGACCGCGTCCTGCAGGCTCTGCGAGACTTCGCAATTGGGAAAGTGAGCCGCCAGCTCCTCCCGGCTGACCACAGGGTCATAGAGGTAAATAGCCGCCTTAGGACGTTCCCTGGCAATTTCATGAAGGACCTTTGACGACATCGAGCCGCGCAGATCATCCGTGGCCGGCACTCCCTTGAATGCCATGCCGAGAATTGCGATTTTGGCGTCATCGGCGATGCCGCGAGCTTTCGCTTTGGATGAAATGAAGCTCACAGTTTCGGCAGGCTGCCGCTCATTGACCAGCCTGCTCGCGCGGGTGATCTCGAGTTCGATTCCGCGGCTCTGTGCACTTTCCCGGAGGATGTGGGGATCCTTTTCAAGGCACGGTCCGCCCACAAGGCCCGGGAGCGGAACGTTGGTCCGCTTGTAGCCCAGCTTTCCGAGGGAAATCACCTCATGCGCGCTGATGCCGAAGGCGTCGCAAAGGCGGGCGACTTCGTTCGCAAAGGCAAACTGGACATCGCGGAATGTATTGTCGACGAGCTTTATCACCTCCGCTGCCTCCAGGCTCGAAACCTGTACCACCGAACTGGTCAACTGGCGGAAGAGGGAGGAAGCCCGATCCCGAGTGGCCTGATCGTCGGCTCCGACGATTTGCGGAAGTTCTCTCAGTTCCTGAAGCGCTCGCCCTTCAAGGGTCCGCTCGGGGCACATGGCAACGGCGAACCGCTTTCCCGACTGGCGCAGGATGGGCGACACAACATTCCGGGCAGTCCCGATCTTGACTGTTGAGCGGAGGATCACGAGCGCATCATCAGCCATATATCTGGCGACTTGGCCCGAGGCAGCTTCGATCATGTCCAGCCGCGCAACTCCGTCTGAATTAAGAGGTGTGCCAACCGTGATGATAAAGATGCCGCAATCGAGTCCCTCTGGGAGTTCCGTGACAGCAACCAATCGGTTGGCGCTCGTGACGCGCGACAGGGCTTCCTGAAGACCGGCCTCGCTGAAATGGGGGCGTCCATTCGCGGTCATCTCAACGACTGACTGGCGCTTTTCTACCCCGAGAACA
The Phreatobacter oligotrophus genome window above contains:
- a CDS encoding glycosyltransferase family 2 protein, which codes for MASMMTFLRRFFALQRYGLKIGLRLSRTDWFDADYYLRVEPDVRSAGIDPQLHFLNYGWAEGRNPSAIICTCDLVASNIERSAGTTRQFAGVLADYLDDGRQDLPRWGFELAHDERVPEALRRFATQYDVIEQSGMFDHDWYRQQVEAGIDPIGHFLRHGSRLGLTPRRDFDISWYVERYQDVRNSWLNPFVHYIRYGRREGRLASPPSAPASQLAFSTFPDDRELERIPGQIRAFDRRPLVSIVVPVYNTAPELLHACVRSVMASVYTEWELILVDDRSSSPLTLEALKEVSVLDARMRVIVRTENGNISAATNTGVAAASGEYIAFLDHDDEVLPNALFECVKFFNDHPDHMIVYTDQVKSDRYGHVTEHFFKPDWSPIYFLGVMYVGHLLVVKADLVEKVGGFLSRYDGVQDFEFLLRASEISPNVGHIPRVVYKWRAIEGSLAAGSGEKSGIDEKQVAAVQAALDRRGLSWAAEAHPHLPNRVVLVPTAATPRPSISIVIPSRDQGPIVERCLRSIRELTRYPQYEIIVVDNGTTDPIALAAFEEHSVRVVPFEKRFNFSKACNLGAAAASGDLLLFLNNDTEVLSGDWLERMAMFFEEEDVGAVGPMLTYPDGRVQHAGVVLGCRGTADHVMRLFQPDVDGYAGSLACSREVTAVTAACLLMRRSVFEQIGAFSVDYAKHYQDVDLCLKIRSRALRIVYAANTRVVHHESLTRKSEGYDLGDRALLIDRWHETIDAGDAYYNPALSIDRLDYSLR
- a CDS encoding nucleotide sugar dehydrogenase, with translation MSHNKYDVCVIGLGYVGLTLATVLSEVGLRVLGVEKRQSVVEMTANGRPHFSEAGLQEALSRVTSANRLVAVTELPEGLDCGIFIITVGTPLNSDGVARLDMIEAASGQVARYMADDALVILRSTVKIGTARNVVSPILRQSGKRFAVAMCPERTLEGRALQELRELPQIVGADDQATRDRASSLFRQLTSSVVQVSSLEAAEVIKLVDNTFRDVQFAFANEVARLCDAFGISAHEVISLGKLGYKRTNVPLPGLVGGPCLEKDPHILRESAQSRGIELEITRASRLVNERQPAETVSFISSKAKARGIADDAKIAILGMAFKGVPATDDLRGSMSSKVLHEIARERPKAAIYLYDPVVSREELAAHFPNCEVSQSLQDAVRDAAVVIIANNHPALAAVSPRGLAALMSANGFIYDYWNHFSSLTSEEKGSSYLAVGTSGVGEQH
- a CDS encoding GDP-L-fucose synthase family protein, whose product is MNKDSKIFVAGHRGMVGSAIVRGLVRHGYGNIATRTRSELPLDDMAAVDAFFQREQPEYVFLAAAKVGGIVANATMGADFIRENLLIQNNVIHAAWANGARKLMFLGSSCIYPRLAAQPVSEDALLTGPLEETNLPYAVAKIAGKVMCDAYRKQYGFDAFTVMPSNVYGQGDNFHPEHSHVVAGMMRRFHEAKHAGSEEVVVWGTGSPMRELIDADDLADACIFLMERWTDGGMVNAGSSQEISIRDLAHLLADIVGFKGRIVFDTQRPDGTPRKIMDNRRIEQLGWKPSTSIEAGLRHMYAWWLSTMPTPA
- a CDS encoding NAD-dependent epimerase/dehydratase family protein, which codes for MKKIAVTGGGGFIGAYLVKRLVRDGWSVSVIDSMIRGDASRFAEVSDDVRLHSIDVRDEDAVTAAITGCDVVMHLAAINGTENFYKRPELVLDVGIRGAIAVVNACRRAGVFDLVVASTAEVYQTPAVVPTPETVALTLPDSLNPRYSYGGSKIASELIAFNYAQEHFRKVQVFRPHNIYGPDMGWKHVVPQFILRAAESTPSDNQAVIPFEIQGDGSETRAFCYVEDAVDGILKMYSNGEHREIYHIGNDQEVSIRGLVETLGSVMGLSLAIRPSPAPQGGTPRRCPDISKMRKLGYSPAVDLAEGLRRTCEWYLAHRDVAAPNDLM